The Microbacterium sp. SORGH_AS_0862 genome has a segment encoding these proteins:
- a CDS encoding alpha/beta fold hydrolase: MAYVTTEDGAEIYFKDWGSTDAQPIVFHHGWPLSSDDWDAQMLFFLSKGFRVIATDRRGHGRSSQIGTGHDMDHYASDVNAVVEHLDLHNAIHIGHSTGGGQVARYVAKYGEPQGRVAKAVLVSSVPPLMVQTDANPEGTPISVFDGFREALAANRAEFFEAVASGPFYGFNREGVTPSQPVIDNWWRQGMTGSALAHYLGIKAFSETDQTEDLKAITVPVFVIQGDDDQVVPYKDAALKQHELLQNSTLKIYEGYPHGMLTTHADVINPDILAFIQE, translated from the coding sequence ATGGCCTACGTGACCACCGAAGACGGCGCAGAGATCTACTTCAAGGACTGGGGCAGCACCGACGCCCAGCCCATCGTGTTCCACCACGGCTGGCCGCTCTCGTCGGACGACTGGGACGCCCAGATGCTGTTCTTCCTCAGCAAGGGCTTCCGCGTCATCGCGACCGACCGTCGCGGCCACGGCCGTTCCTCGCAGATCGGCACCGGGCACGACATGGACCACTACGCCAGCGACGTGAACGCGGTCGTCGAGCACCTCGATCTGCACAACGCGATCCACATCGGGCACTCGACGGGCGGCGGCCAGGTGGCCCGCTACGTGGCGAAGTACGGCGAGCCCCAGGGTCGCGTCGCCAAGGCGGTGCTCGTGTCGTCCGTGCCGCCGCTCATGGTGCAGACCGACGCCAACCCCGAGGGCACGCCGATCTCGGTGTTCGACGGCTTCCGTGAGGCGCTCGCCGCCAACCGTGCCGAGTTCTTCGAGGCCGTCGCATCCGGTCCCTTCTACGGCTTCAACCGTGAGGGCGTCACACCCTCGCAGCCCGTGATCGACAACTGGTGGCGTCAGGGCATGACCGGCAGCGCCCTCGCCCACTACCTGGGCATCAAGGCGTTCTCCGAGACCGATCAGACCGAGGACCTGAAGGCCATCACGGTTCCCGTGTTCGTCATCCAGGGCGACGACGACCAGGTCGTCCCGTACAAGGATGCGGCCCTGAAGCAGCACGAGCTGTTGCAGAACTCGACGCTGAAGATCTACGAGGGCTACCCGCACGGCATGCTGACCACGCACGCCGATGTGATCAACCCCGACATCCTGGCCTTCATCCAGGAGTGA
- a CDS encoding ribokinase — MLGPLCVVGSINVDLTATTGRLPGAGETVLGGRLRRDPGGKGANQAVAAARLGARVRMVGAVGDDTDGHAMLQNLRDAGVDTSDVWLGDDPTGTALIIVDEAGENQIVVCPGANDTVRPDGVEFHADEAVLAQQEIPVSAIAALAEVPGFLAVNAAPAREVPQAVLERADLVIVNETEYELLPALAAARRVAVTYGSAGAALREGGREVARVSAPKVDAINSVGAGDAFCAALTLALHAGWDDVAALTAACAVGADAVTHEGAQPPLRRLDTYR; from the coding sequence ATGCTCGGTCCTCTCTGCGTCGTCGGAAGCATCAACGTCGATCTGACGGCCACCACCGGGCGGCTGCCCGGCGCGGGCGAGACGGTTCTGGGCGGCCGGTTGCGGCGTGATCCGGGCGGCAAGGGCGCCAACCAGGCGGTGGCTGCGGCGCGTCTGGGCGCTCGTGTGCGTATGGTCGGCGCCGTCGGCGATGACACCGACGGACACGCGATGCTGCAGAACCTGCGGGATGCGGGCGTCGATACGAGCGATGTCTGGCTCGGCGACGATCCCACCGGCACCGCACTGATCATCGTCGACGAGGCCGGCGAGAACCAGATCGTCGTCTGTCCGGGAGCGAACGACACGGTGCGCCCCGACGGGGTAGAGTTCCACGCGGACGAGGCGGTCCTGGCGCAGCAGGAGATCCCGGTGTCCGCGATCGCGGCGCTGGCCGAGGTGCCCGGTTTCCTCGCCGTGAACGCGGCACCCGCGCGCGAGGTGCCGCAGGCGGTGCTCGAGCGCGCGGACCTCGTGATCGTCAACGAGACCGAGTACGAACTGCTGCCCGCGCTCGCCGCCGCCCGCCGCGTGGCGGTCACTTACGGCTCTGCCGGCGCGGCGCTGCGAGAGGGTGGCCGCGAGGTCGCGCGAGTGAGCGCCCCGAAGGTCGACGCGATCAACTCCGTCGGGGCGGGCGACGCGTTCTGTGCCGCTCTGACCCTTGCGCTGCACGCCGGATGGGACGACGTCGCGGCCCTCACCGCCGCCTGCGCCGTCGGCGCGGACGCGGTGACCCACGAGGGGGCGCAGCCGCCTCTGCGGCGGCTCGACACCTACCGCTGA
- a CDS encoding nucleoside hydrolase gives MTEPTPVYLDCDTGVDDAVALAYLLASPTIDLVGVGTVSGNISAAEATRNTLDLLALAGRDDIPVALGAHDHLDHPYGGGAQWVHGENGIGGVELPRSPRAADSRTAVELLIDLSHAYAGRLHVLTIGPMTNLAHALEADPTLPERVAAVTAMGGAALAPGNITTAAEANVYNDPQAAAALLAADWDVTLVPLDATMEHTMSEQQRERLVADERPFVSAIGRILDHYFDFYRDTYGHRTCALHDPLAAAIVGGITPSRAPRVPVTVDVTDGPGRGQTIADLRGQRVAMRDHDGVRTRVVLDVDASVADHLIDTILAG, from the coding sequence ATGACCGAGCCCACCCCCGTCTACCTGGACTGCGACACCGGCGTCGACGACGCCGTCGCGCTGGCGTACCTGCTGGCCTCCCCGACGATCGACCTCGTCGGGGTCGGCACCGTCAGCGGCAACATCTCCGCGGCCGAAGCCACACGCAACACGCTCGACCTGCTCGCACTGGCCGGTCGCGACGACATCCCCGTGGCGCTGGGCGCGCACGATCATCTCGACCACCCCTACGGGGGCGGCGCCCAGTGGGTGCACGGCGAGAACGGCATCGGCGGCGTCGAGCTGCCGCGAAGCCCGCGGGCGGCGGATTCCCGCACGGCCGTCGAGTTGTTGATCGACTTGTCGCACGCCTACGCCGGGCGCCTGCACGTGCTGACGATCGGACCGATGACGAACCTCGCGCACGCCCTGGAGGCCGATCCCACCCTGCCCGAGCGCGTCGCCGCCGTGACCGCCATGGGCGGGGCTGCTCTCGCGCCCGGCAACATCACGACAGCGGCCGAGGCGAACGTCTACAACGACCCGCAGGCGGCGGCAGCCCTCCTCGCGGCCGACTGGGACGTCACGCTCGTGCCCTTGGACGCCACCATGGAGCACACCATGAGCGAGCAGCAGCGCGAGCGGCTCGTCGCCGACGAGCGCCCGTTCGTCTCGGCGATCGGACGCATCCTCGATCACTACTTCGACTTCTACCGCGACACCTACGGACACCGCACGTGCGCGCTGCACGACCCGCTCGCCGCCGCGATCGTCGGCGGCATCACCCCGTCGCGCGCACCCCGCGTACCGGTGACGGTCGACGTCACCGACGGACCGGGGCGCGGCCAGACGATCGCCGACCTGCGCGGTCAGCGCGTGGCGATGCGCGACCACGACGGCGTGCGCACGCGCGTCGTGCTCGACGTCGACGCGAGTGTGGCCGACCACCTGATCGACACGATCCTCGCGGGCTGA
- a CDS encoding DMT family transporter: MTARSGSTSAVALVLVGLACQEVGASLAVLLFDEVGPLGMVMLRLVFAAIVLLLIARPSLRGHSRAAWWAVVRFGLVLALMNGLFYLALERLPLGVTVTIEVLGPLTLSIIAARRASAWLWAGLAFLGVVALGGGGWDRLDPLGVAFALGAAASWALYILASARVGREFVRLDGLALAMAVGAVLSLPFGIVDAGGALLRPDLLAIGAGVAVLSSTIPYALELSALRRLAASTFAILMSLGPATASIAGFLLLGQHLSVLEIAGIALVIAASIGAVLMAPRPGRQGEPVA; this comes from the coding sequence GTGACCGCTCGCTCCGGATCCACCTCCGCCGTCGCCCTCGTCCTGGTCGGCCTCGCCTGCCAGGAAGTCGGCGCCTCGCTCGCCGTCCTGCTTTTCGACGAGGTCGGGCCCCTCGGCATGGTCATGCTGCGGCTCGTCTTCGCGGCGATCGTGCTGCTGCTCATCGCTCGGCCGAGCCTTCGGGGACACTCGCGGGCGGCGTGGTGGGCCGTCGTGCGATTCGGGCTCGTGCTGGCGCTGATGAACGGGCTGTTCTACCTCGCTCTCGAGCGCCTGCCGCTCGGCGTCACCGTGACGATCGAGGTGCTGGGGCCGTTGACGCTGTCGATCATCGCCGCGCGCCGGGCCTCGGCGTGGCTCTGGGCAGGGCTCGCGTTCCTGGGCGTCGTCGCGCTCGGCGGCGGCGGGTGGGACCGTCTCGATCCGCTCGGTGTGGCCTTCGCTCTGGGAGCCGCCGCGAGCTGGGCGCTGTACATCCTCGCCTCGGCGCGGGTCGGACGCGAGTTCGTGCGGCTCGACGGCCTCGCGTTGGCCATGGCCGTCGGCGCTGTGCTCTCGCTCCCCTTCGGCATCGTGGATGCGGGCGGCGCGTTGCTGCGGCCCGACCTGCTGGCGATCGGGGCCGGGGTCGCCGTGCTCTCGTCGACGATCCCCTACGCGCTCGAGTTGTCCGCATTGCGGAGACTGGCCGCATCCACGTTCGCGATCCTCATGAGCCTCGGACCGGCGACGGCGTCGATCGCCGGATTCCTCCTGCTCGGGCAGCACCTGAGTGTGCTCGAGATCGCGGGCATTGCGCTGGTGATCGCCGCCAGCATCGGTGCCGTGCTCATGGCGCCCCGTCCCGGGCGCCAGGGCGAACCGGTGGCCTGA
- a CDS encoding serine hydrolase, with product MPISSGFKRAAAAIAGAAVIVLALAGCTQAKSVEIDVPTQVEGAFPADTQAQLESAVNFAMAATGSTGAIVGVWAPWSGSWVAGVGDASVDDVFRAGELTRPMICDVLYEMVDAGTVSLDDEVRTYVPSVAGLSGVTLGMLCDGTSGLGSYGAVLQDDAIELPSREWNAAELAAYGITGFDPATAGTAWRDSDTAYVLLGLALENAGSETASALLDEHVFAPLGLTHTSLPGRTAAKPGQPSLTGLLSQPGPDGAMNCAEPRDMTTMSSSFGFTNAGVVSTIADVGRYTQALATGSFGGEERFESPMLVSPDQPSWLTATGGAFQAGSLVGQFGSVPGYITASFADPTTGMTVSVVLNNSAATDWVGAYLAWELASIASKAPAVSGQSIPDAGLPWTAQQYHDAIAAAAVCPLPAS from the coding sequence ATGCCGATCAGTTCCGGCTTCAAACGCGCTGCCGCCGCGATCGCCGGCGCAGCCGTCATCGTTCTCGCGCTCGCGGGATGCACGCAGGCCAAGAGCGTCGAGATCGACGTGCCCACGCAGGTCGAGGGTGCCTTCCCCGCCGACACGCAGGCGCAGCTCGAGTCCGCGGTGAACTTCGCGATGGCCGCCACCGGTTCGACCGGTGCGATCGTCGGTGTCTGGGCGCCCTGGAGCGGATCCTGGGTGGCCGGTGTCGGCGACGCCTCGGTCGACGACGTGTTCCGGGCGGGCGAGCTGACCCGCCCGATGATCTGCGACGTGCTGTACGAGATGGTCGATGCGGGAACCGTCTCGCTCGACGACGAGGTGCGCACGTACGTCCCCAGCGTCGCCGGCCTCAGCGGTGTGACCCTCGGCATGCTGTGCGACGGAACGAGCGGTCTGGGCTCCTACGGTGCTGTGCTGCAGGACGACGCGATCGAACTGCCCTCACGCGAATGGAATGCTGCGGAGCTCGCGGCTTACGGCATCACCGGATTCGACCCGGCCACGGCCGGCACCGCGTGGCGCGACTCCGACACGGCGTACGTGCTGCTCGGACTCGCCCTCGAGAACGCCGGTTCCGAGACCGCCTCGGCCCTGCTCGACGAGCACGTGTTCGCGCCGCTGGGGTTGACGCACACGAGCCTTCCGGGGCGCACGGCCGCCAAGCCCGGACAGCCGTCGCTGACGGGTCTGCTGTCGCAGCCGGGCCCCGACGGCGCCATGAACTGCGCCGAGCCGCGCGACATGACCACGATGTCCTCCAGCTTCGGCTTCACGAACGCGGGAGTCGTCTCCACGATCGCCGATGTCGGCCGCTACACGCAGGCGCTCGCCACCGGATCGTTCGGCGGCGAGGAGCGCTTCGAGTCCCCGATGCTCGTCTCGCCCGACCAGCCGTCGTGGCTCACCGCCACGGGCGGCGCCTTCCAGGCCGGTTCGCTCGTCGGACAGTTCGGTTCGGTGCCCGGGTACATCACCGCATCCTTCGCCGACCCGACCACGGGCATGACCGTCTCGGTCGTGCTCAACAACTCAGCCGCGACCGACTGGGTGGGCGCGTACCTGGCGTGGGAGCTCGCCTCCATCGCCTCCAAGGCGCCGGCGGTCAGCGGCCAGAGCATTCCGGATGCGGGTCTGCCCTGGACCGCGCAGCAGTATCACGACGCGATCGCCGCTGCGGCCGTGTGCCCGCTGCCCGCTTCGTGA
- a CDS encoding DUF2470 domain-containing protein, producing the protein MTHVFDDETLAGVLGHMNSDHSDDNMLFARAFGPHPAPVGARMVGFDGDGGDWVITAAGGASVDMRLTWPGGPITQRAEVRREIVALYDAACAELGIEPRPH; encoded by the coding sequence ATGACTCACGTTTTCGACGACGAGACACTGGCCGGTGTTCTCGGGCACATGAACTCCGACCACTCCGACGACAACATGCTCTTCGCACGCGCTTTCGGCCCGCATCCGGCGCCCGTCGGCGCCCGCATGGTCGGGTTCGACGGCGACGGCGGGGATTGGGTGATCACGGCGGCCGGGGGCGCGAGCGTCGACATGCGGCTGACGTGGCCGGGCGGGCCCATCACGCAGCGGGCCGAGGTGCGACGCGAGATCGTTGCACTGTATGACGCCGCATGCGCGGAGCTGGGCATCGAACCACGCCCTCACTGA
- a CDS encoding heme oxygenase (biliverdin-producing) yields the protein MSDPIPFSAALRERSSGAHSGSEGAGFMSDLIKGEGTRDDYIALVAQHWFIYEALESAAERMRRDPVAAVFISERLTRLPALAADLEFLVGPDWRERIEPLPTTRRYVDRINQVGATWPGGFVAHHYTRYLGDLSGGLFIGKLMQRRFGFDTNGIGFYIFADIADPKEFKEHYRVQLDSAPWDEAEKERVIDEVLLAYRFNTELFEDLARAKAEAAA from the coding sequence ATGAGCGACCCGATCCCGTTCTCCGCAGCCCTCCGCGAGCGTTCCAGCGGTGCCCACTCGGGCAGTGAGGGCGCCGGATTCATGTCCGACCTCATCAAGGGCGAGGGCACGCGCGATGACTACATCGCACTCGTCGCGCAGCACTGGTTCATCTACGAGGCGCTGGAGTCGGCGGCCGAGCGGATGCGGCGCGACCCGGTGGCGGCGGTGTTCATCAGCGAGCGCCTGACCCGTCTTCCCGCTCTCGCCGCCGATCTCGAGTTCCTCGTCGGTCCCGACTGGCGCGAGCGCATCGAGCCGCTGCCGACCACCCGGCGCTACGTCGACCGCATCAACCAGGTCGGCGCCACGTGGCCGGGCGGCTTCGTCGCCCACCACTACACCCGCTACCTCGGCGACCTGTCGGGCGGGCTGTTCATCGGCAAGCTCATGCAGCGCCGGTTCGGCTTCGACACCAACGGCATCGGGTTCTACATCTTCGCGGACATCGCCGACCCGAAGGAGTTCAAGGAGCACTACCGCGTGCAGCTCGACTCCGCCCCCTGGGACGAGGCCGAGAAGGAGCGCGTGATCGACGAGGTGCTGCTGGCCTACCGGTTCAACACCGAGCTCTTCGAGGACCTCGCCCGCGCGAAGGCCGAAGCCGCCGCCTGA
- a CDS encoding ATP-dependent RecD-like DNA helicase: MSTPALSAEQQALFRLIEDTREHVFVTGRAGTGKSTLLQHLAWNTSKQIAVCAPTGVAALNVEGQTIHSLFRLPIGLIANSELDQSDATRKLLNAIDTLVIDEISMVNADLMDAIDRALRQARGRRAEPFGGVQMVMFGDPYQLAPVPPRGDELRYVRDHYHSFWFFDAHVWAGESSGDGLMDMGRYGADLHVAELREIHRQSDPGFKALLNAVRYGQVTADMAKILNDTGARTPPEFSADEPIITLATRNDRVNAINRRHLDALAGRVQTARAEVSGDFGRGEAAFPAEQELQLKVGAQVMFLRNDTQSYGDGPRWVNGTIGTVVKIAGSIVRVEIDGRDYDVEPAVWERFRYAYDAASRSLSREVVAEFTQFPLRLAWAVTIHKSQGKTYDRAIVDLGAGAFAPGQTYVALSRLTSLDGLYLSRPLRPSDIRVDADVQRFMSRARA; encoded by the coding sequence GTGAGCACCCCCGCCCTGTCCGCCGAGCAGCAGGCGCTGTTCCGGCTCATCGAGGACACCCGGGAGCACGTGTTCGTCACCGGCCGTGCCGGCACCGGCAAGTCGACGCTTCTCCAGCACCTGGCCTGGAACACGTCGAAGCAGATCGCCGTGTGCGCCCCGACGGGCGTCGCCGCTCTCAATGTCGAGGGTCAGACCATCCACTCGTTGTTCCGGCTGCCCATCGGACTCATCGCGAACAGCGAACTCGACCAGTCGGATGCCACGCGCAAGCTCCTCAACGCGATCGACACGCTCGTGATCGACGAGATCTCGATGGTCAACGCGGACCTCATGGACGCCATCGACCGGGCCCTGCGCCAGGCCCGGGGCCGGCGGGCCGAGCCCTTCGGCGGGGTGCAGATGGTCATGTTCGGCGACCCGTACCAGCTGGCGCCCGTGCCCCCGCGGGGCGACGAACTGCGCTACGTGCGCGACCACTACCACTCGTTCTGGTTCTTCGACGCGCACGTGTGGGCGGGGGAGTCGAGCGGTGACGGGCTCATGGACATGGGGCGGTACGGCGCCGACCTCCACGTCGCCGAGCTGCGCGAGATCCATCGGCAGTCGGATCCGGGGTTCAAGGCGCTGCTGAACGCCGTGCGGTATGGCCAGGTCACGGCGGACATGGCGAAGATCCTCAACGACACGGGCGCCCGCACACCCCCGGAGTTCTCCGCGGACGAGCCCATCATCACCCTCGCGACCCGCAACGACCGCGTCAACGCGATCAATCGGCGCCACCTGGACGCTCTCGCCGGTCGTGTACAGACCGCGCGCGCCGAGGTCAGCGGCGACTTCGGCCGGGGAGAGGCCGCCTTCCCGGCCGAGCAGGAGCTGCAGCTGAAGGTCGGAGCGCAGGTCATGTTCCTCCGCAACGACACCCAGTCCTACGGCGACGGCCCGCGGTGGGTGAACGGCACGATCGGCACGGTGGTCAAGATCGCCGGCAGCATCGTCCGGGTCGAGATCGACGGTCGCGACTACGACGTCGAGCCCGCGGTCTGGGAACGTTTCCGTTACGCGTACGACGCCGCATCCCGCTCGCTCAGCCGGGAGGTCGTGGCGGAGTTCACACAGTTCCCGCTGCGACTGGCGTGGGCGGTCACCATCCACAAGTCGCAGGGCAAGACGTACGACCGCGCCATCGTCGATCTCGGAGCGGGGGCCTTCGCGCCCGGACAGACCTATGTCGCGCTGTCCCGGCTCACCTCGCTCGACGGGCTGTACCTGTCGCGGCCGCTGCGGCCCTCCGACATCCGCGTGGACGCCGACGTGCAGCGGTTCATGTCCCGCGCCCGCGCCTGA
- a CDS encoding HU family DNA-binding protein has product MADKSITKTELVASIASATGQSQSTVSSVLDSLFSTVSEAVAKGTKVSIPGWIAFEQVETSARTGRNPQTGAEIAIPAGKRVKVTAGSKLKAAVK; this is encoded by the coding sequence ATGGCCGACAAGTCCATCACCAAGACCGAGCTCGTCGCGAGCATCGCCAGCGCCACGGGACAGAGCCAGTCCACCGTGTCGAGCGTGCTCGACTCCCTCTTCTCCACGGTCTCCGAGGCCGTCGCCAAGGGCACCAAGGTCTCCATCCCCGGTTGGATCGCGTTCGAGCAGGTCGAGACCTCCGCTCGCACCGGCCGCAACCCGCAGACCGGCGCCGAGATCGCCATCCCCGCCGGCAAGCGCGTCAAGGTGACCGCCGGTTCGAAGCTCAAGGCTGCCGTCAAGTAA
- the rpsN gene encoding 30S ribosomal protein S14: MAKKSKIARNKQRQEVVDRYAAKRAELKKALVSPESTDEQREAARVGLQKLPRNASPVRLRSRDVIDGRPRGVLSKFGISRVRFRDMAHRGELPGVTKSSW, translated from the coding sequence ATGGCTAAGAAGAGCAAGATCGCGCGCAACAAGCAGCGCCAGGAGGTCGTCGACCGCTACGCCGCCAAGCGCGCCGAGCTGAAGAAGGCGCTCGTCTCGCCCGAGTCCACCGACGAGCAGCGCGAGGCCGCCCGTGTCGGCCTGCAGAAGCTGCCGCGCAACGCGTCGCCCGTGCGCCTGCGTTCGCGTGACGTCATCGACGGTCGCCCCCGCGGTGTGCTGTCGAAGTTCGGCATCTCGCGTGTGCGCTTCCGCGACATGGCCCACCGTGGCGAGCTGCCCGGTGTGACCAAGTCCAGCTGGTAA
- the rpmG gene encoding 50S ribosomal protein L33, producing MAKKAQDVRPIIKLRSTAGTGYTYVTRKNRRNNPDRIVLKKYDPVIRKHVEFREER from the coding sequence ATGGCGAAGAAGGCTCAGGACGTCCGTCCGATCATCAAGCTGCGTTCGACCGCCGGCACGGGCTACACCTACGTGACGCGCAAGAACCGTCGCAACAACCCCGACCGCATCGTGCTCAAGAAGTACGACCCGGTCATCCGCAAGCACGTCGAATTCCGAGAGGAGCGCTGA
- the rpmB gene encoding 50S ribosomal protein L28: MAAVCQVTGAVPGFGHNISHSHRRTKRRFDPNVQKKTYYVPSLGRNVKLNVSAKGIKVIDARGIESVVKDLIAKGVKL, translated from the coding sequence ATGGCAGCAGTGTGCCAGGTGACTGGAGCGGTTCCCGGCTTCGGTCACAACATCTCGCACTCGCACCGCCGGACGAAGCGCCGCTTCGACCCGAACGTGCAGAAGAAGACGTACTACGTGCCCTCGCTGGGTCGTAACGTCAAGCTCAACGTCTCGGCGAAGGGCATCAAGGTCATCGACGCACGCGGCATCGAGTCCGTCGTCAAGGACCTCATCGCGAAGGGTGTGAAGCTCTAA